A single genomic interval of Mustela nigripes isolate SB6536 chromosome 7, MUSNIG.SB6536, whole genome shotgun sequence harbors:
- the MYCN gene encoding N-myc proto-oncogene protein: protein MPSCTASTMPGMICKNPDLEFDSLQPCFYPDEDDFYFGGPDSTPPGEDIWKKFELLPTPPLSPSRAFPEHNPEPPNWATEMLLPEADLWGNPAEEDAFGLGGLGGLTPNPVILQDCMWSGFSAREKLERAVSEKLQHGRGPPAAGPAAPAPGAGATSPAGRGHCAAAGAGRAGAALPAELAHPAAECVDPAVVFPFPVNKREPAPAAPAGAPAAGAAAVASGASAAASAGAPAAVPPRPGGRPASGGDHKALSTSGEDTLSDSDDDDDEEEDDEEEIDVVTVEKRRSSSNSKAVTTFTITVRPKNAALGPGRAPPGELILKRCVPIHQQHNYAAPSPYVESEDVPPQKKIKSEASPRPLKSVIAPKAKSLSPRNSDSEDSERRRNHNILERQRRNDLRSSFLTLRDHVPELVKNEKAAKVVILKKATEYVHSLQAEEHQLLLEKEKLQARQQQLLKKIEHARTC from the exons ATGCCAAGCTGTACTGCGTCCACCATGCCAGGGATGATCTGCAAGAACCCAGACCTTGAGTTTGACTCGCTGCAGCCCTGCTTCTACCCGGACGAAGATGACTTCTACTTCGGCGGCCCCGACTCGACCCCCCCGGGGGAGGACATCTGGAAGAAGTTCGAGCTGCTGCCCACGCCCCCGCTGTCGCCCAGCCGTGCCTTCCCGGAGCACAACCCCGAGCCCCCGAACTGGGCCACCGAGATGCTGCTGCCCGAGGCCGACCTGTGGGGCAACCCGGCCGAGGAGGACGCGTTCGGCCTGGGGGGCCTGGGCGGCCTCACTCCCAACCCGGTCATCCTCCAGGACTGCATGTGGAGCGGCTTCTCCGCCCGCGAGAAGCTGGAGCGCGCCGTGAGCGAGAAGCTGCAGCACGGCCGCGGGCCCCCGGCTGCCGGTcccgcggccccggccccgggAGCGGGCGCCACCAGCCCTGCGGGCCGCGGGCACTgtgcggcggcgggggcgggccgCGCCGGGGCCGCCCTGCCCGCGGAGCTCGCCCACCCGGCCGCCGAGTGCGTGGATCCCGCCGTCGTCTTCCCCTTCCCCGTGAACAAGCGCGAGCCCGCGCCCGCCGCTCCCGCCGGTGCCCCGGCGGCCGGCGCTGCTGCGGTCGCTTCGGGGGCGAGTGCCGCGGCCTCGGCCGGCGCCCCGGCGGCCGTCCCCCCGCGCCCCGGCGGCCGTCCGGCCAGTGGCGGTGACCACAAGGCTCTCAGCACCTCCGGAGAGGACACCCTGAGCGACTCAG atgatgatgatgacgaagAGGAAGACGACGAGGAGGAAATCGACGTGGTGACCGTGGAGAAGCGGCGGTCCTCCTCCAACAGCAAGGCCGTCACCACCTTCACCATCACTGTGCGTCCCAAGAAcgcagccctgggccctgggagggcCCCTCCGGGGGAGCTGATCCTCAAGCGCTGTGTCCCCATCCACCAGCAGCACAACTATGCCGCCCCGTCGCCCTACGTGGAGAGCGAGGACGTGCCGCCCCAGAAGAAGATCAAGAGCGAAGCATCGCCCCGCCCCCTCAAGAGCGTCATCGCCCCCAAAGCCAAGAGCTTGAGTCCCCGCAACTCCGACTCGGAGGACAGCGAGCGCCGCCGGAACCACAACATTCTGGAGCGCCAGCGCCGGAACGACCTGCGCTCCAGCTTCCTCACGCTCAGGGACCACGTGCCAGAGCTGGTGAAGAACGAGAAGGCCGCCAAGGTGGTCATTTTGAAAAAGGCCACCGAGTACGTCCACTCCCTCCAGGCCGAGGAGCATCAGCTTTTGCTGGAGAAGGAGAAGTTGCAGGCCAGGCAGCAGCAGTTGCTAAAGAAGATCGAACACGCTCGGACTTGCTAA